Proteins encoded in a region of the Neodiprion lecontei isolate iyNeoLeco1 chromosome 5, iyNeoLeco1.1, whole genome shotgun sequence genome:
- the LOC107217267 gene encoding contactin, translating into MVGLWLQVALVTTWVILVAAQDLGDGELIYRCPQYWIRHQESCYRFIKSPLRARAEARKNCQAYQSDLVSVDSLEEHGFLMYQLQWQDPQHRRWYTGIRQQGGYWSNEPDGSQLVNMDNAFLPEPLDNVQGKDYLVYTFSNNLKRWGFEKVTGNEELLYICEASVVSMHNLVQDDRTYQYGIEINNPLRVPRGPYFIKQPVDTVFDLSKRKLTNDVTLSCLAGGFPTPTYEWFKEIYENDRLVANRINPLENSRYTVSGGTLIIYEPEQKGDPGSYHCKASNEFGTIVSESVVLSFGYILVFNLQRSQEKGDQNWGKAIYCDPPQHFPGVKYYWTRDYFPNFVEEDKRVFVSNDGALYFSALESIDQGNYSCNVQSVASDTGRNGPFFPLRVNPHSTFQQLTFTNNFPKVFPEVPVAGEEVQLECIAFGYPVPSYNWTRRGADLPRGAVYSNYNRVLIIPRVQVEDQGEYVCRASNNRASIENSVFLTIQAAPNFTIPLVDKHMDNRGDLTWTCEAFGIPDVDYKWFRNGEILDMYTLPLEDRDRYTIQDNVLSIRNLNPERDQAMYQCRARNQLRTKYSSGQLRVLSLKPSFKKRPMESETYAADGGNVTIVCNPEAAPRPKFVWKKDGNVIGSGGRRRMLENGNLIISPVSRDDEGMYTCIASNEYGTDETRGRVIVLRGPRFIESLYRRTITAVMRNLTLYCRAETEEILDVAYIWTHNGLRIRDKDLINNPRLQIDAGLLNLVNVTFADAGDYECIIKSAVGRISSRASVIVEGPPGPPGGVQVISVVKTSVTLQWTDGAFNGRPITMYSVGTRTNWNETWFLLSENITAIEIDRYNGRKEAYLENVLNPHTTYEFRVSAINDLGIGDPSSPSPQYSTPSAKPGMAPINIGGGGGKIGDLTITWTPLKSSEQNGPGIYYKIYWRRKSEEIEFQSLALKEYGNTNMAVVHIPSEYYYTQYEVQVQAANDVGFGPLSEIVTIFSAEKMPLVAPQQVYARSYNSTSLNVTWLPIEETRERVHGKLIGHRLKYWKKDNAEEDAVYYLSRSKRPWALVVGLQPDTYYFVKVMVYNSAGEGPESERYLERTYRKAPQNPPSSVNVYGINPSTVKVVWRYVQPSLAEEPLIGYKIRVWEVDQDMSTANDTIVPVGSALEGYITNLSPGKAYHMRVLAFSNGGDGRMSSPEHTFQMGDPDTFRSSASKKILNTGLGVALLLLLRLINYI; encoded by the exons ATGGTTGGCCTTTGGTTGCAAGTCGCTTTGGTCACTACTTGGGTCATCCTTGTCGCTGCACAAGATCTAGGCGACGGAGAGTTGATATATCGATGTCCCCAGTACTGGATCAGGCACCAAGAGTCATGCTATAGATTCATAAAGAGTCCCTTGAGGGCTCGGGCAGAAGCTCGCAAGAACTGTCAGGCCTATCAGAGTGACCTGGTTAGCGTTGATTCTCTTGAGGAGCATGGGTTCCTCATGTATCAGTTGCAATGGCAGGATCCGCAGCATCGACGCTGGTACACAGGAATCAGGCAGCAGGGTGGCTACTGGTCTAACGAACCAGATGGAAGCCAGCTCGTGAACATGGATAATGCGTTCCTGCCCGAGCCCCTGGATAATGTGCAAGGGAAGGACTACTTGGTTTATACATTCAGTAATAACCTGAAAAGATGGGGATTCGAGAAGGTTACCGGGAATGAGGAGCTTTTGTACATATGCGAAGCTTCTGTTGTCAGCATGCACAATTTAGTCCAGGACGACCGTACCTACCAGTACGGCATTGAGATTAACAATCCCCTGAGAGTGCCACGCGGTCCTTACTTCATTAAGCAACCGGTCGACACCGTATTTGACTTGTCCAAAAGGAAGTTAACCAACGACGTCACTCTAAGCTGCTTGGCTGGTGGATTCCCAACACCTACTTACGAGTGGTTTAAAGAGATCTATGAGAATGATAGATTGGTTGCTAATAGGATCAACCCTTTGGAAAACAGTCGATACACTGTCAGCGGAGGAACTCTTATTATTTACGAACCTGAGCAG AAAGGAGATCCTGGATCCTATCATTGCAAGGCGAGCAATGAATTTGGCACAATTGTGTCAGAAAGTGTAGTGCTTTCTTTTGGATACATATTAGTGTTCAATCTGCAACGTTCCCAAGAGAAGGGTGATCAAAATTGGGGAAAAGCAATCTATTGCGATCCTCCTCAACATTTTCCTGGTGTCAAATATTATTGGACTCGTGATTACTTCCCCAACTTTGTTGAGGAGGATAAGCGTGTATTTGTTTCCAACGACGGTGCCCTTTACTTTTCTGCCTTGGAATCGATAGATCAAGGAAATTATTCATGTAATGTACAAAGTGTTGCATCAGATACTGGGAGAAATGGCCCTTTTTTCCCGCTCCGAGTCAATCCTCACT CTACATTTCAGCAGCTTACTTTCACCAACAACTTTCCCAAAGTCTTTCCTGAAGTTCCCGTAGCCGGGGAAGAAGTTCAGCTTGAATGCATCGCCTTTGGATA TCCAGTTCCATCTTACAATTGGACACGCAGAGGTGCTGATCTACCACGTGGTGCAGTTTATTCCAACTATAACCGTGTCCTAATCATTCCACGAGTCCAAGTAGAAGACCAAGGAGAGTATGTTTGCAGAGCATCAAACAACAGAGCCTCAATagaaaattcagtttttttaacCATACAAGCTGCTCCAAACTTTACAATTCCGCTGGTAGACAAACACATGGATAACAGGGGTGATTTAACGTGGACCTGCGAAGCATTTGGCATTCCTGATGTTGATTACAAGTGGTTTAGGAATGGTGAAATACTAGATATGTATACACTGCCACTTGAGGATAGAGATCGATACACCATACAAGACAATGTACTTTCAATAAGAAATCTCAATCCTGAGAGAGACCAGGCGATGTATCAATGTCGAGCAAGAAATCAGCTTCGAACAAAGTATTCTTCAGGTCAATTACGAGTCTTGT CACTGAAGccatctttcaaaaagaggCCCATGGAGTCAGAAACATACGCGGCAGACGGTGGGAATGTTACGATAGTGTGCAACCCTGAAGCTGCGCCACGACCAAAGTTTGTATGGAAAAAAGATGGGAATGTTATTGGTTCTGGGGGAAGGAGGCGTATGCTTGAAAATGGAAACCTGATAATAAGTCCAGTTTCACGCGATGACGAGGGTATGTACACCTGCATAGCCTCGAATGAGTATGGAACAGACGAAACCCGGGGAAGAGTTATTGTACTTC GTGGCCCGAGATTTATTGAGAGTCTGTATCGCCGTACAATTACTGCAGTGATGCGGAACTTGACATTATACTGTCGCGCCGAGACTGAGGAAATCTTAGATGTTGCTTACATATGGACACACAACGGGCTACGAATAAGAGACAAAGATCTGATAAATAATCCACGGCTACAGATCGATGCTGGGCTTCTTAATTTAGTAAACGTGACTTTTGCCGATGCCGGCGACTATGAATGTATAATCAAAAGTGCAGTTGGTAGGATATCGAGTAGGGCAAGCGTTATTGTTGAAGGCCCACCAGGTCCGCCAGGAGGTGTACAGGTCATAAGTGTCGTCAAAACTTCGGTGACCCTTCAGTGGACTGACGGAGCATTTAATGGCAGACCTATCACTATGTATAGTGTTGGCACAAGAACGAATTGGAATGAAACATGGTTTCTACTATCTGAAA acATAACGGCTATCGAAATCGATAGGTACAACGGGCGTAAAGAAGCATATCTTGAAAATGTTCTCAACCCGCACACAACCTATGAATTTCGCGTTTCAGCGATAAATGACCTAGGTATTGGCGATCCGTCAAGTCCGTCACCTCAGTACAGCACACCGTCCGCCAAGCCGGGAATGGCGCCGATTAACATAGGTGGCGGTGGCGGTAAAATCGGGGATCTGACAATAACCTGGACACCATTGAAATCTTCGGAGCAAAACGGACCCGGGATATATTACAAGATTTATTGGCGTCGAAAGTCCGAGGAAATAGAATTCCAGTCTCTTGCGCTCAAGGAATACGGGAACACGAATATGGCGGTTGTGCACATTCCTTCTGAATATTACTACACACAGTATGAGGTGCAAGTTCAAGCTGCCAACGATGTTGGTTTTGGACCGCTTTCCGAAATCGTGACAATATTCAGTGCTGAAAAGATGCCGCTGGTCGCTCCGCAACAGGTTTACGCGAGAAGTTACAACAGCACAAGTCTGAACGTCACCTGGTTGCCAATCGAAGAAACGCGAGAACGAGTCCATGGTAAATTGATAGGTCACAGACTGAAGTACTGGAAAAAAGACAATGCGGAGGAGGATGCTGTGTATTATTTGTCGCGTTCGAAGCGTCCTTGGGCCCTTGTTGTTGGCTTGCAGCCTGACACCTATTATTTCGTCAAAGTAATGGTGTATAACTCCGCTGGTGAAGGGCCAGAGAGCGAACGTTACCTAGAAAGAACTTACCGCAAAGCGCCGCAAAATCCTCCCTCATCTGTCAACGTTTATGGCATCAATCCATCCACTGTTAAAGTAGTTTGGCGTTACGTTCAGCCAAGTTTGGCGGAAGAACCGTTAATCGGATACAAAATCCGTGTGTGGGAAGTCGACCAAGATATGAGCACGGCCAATGATACAATAGTTCCAGTTGGTTCGGCACTCGAGGGATATATAACAAATCTTAGTCCTGGGAAAGCTTACCACATGAGAGTGTTGGCGTTCAGCAATGGAGGAGATGGACGGATGTCCAGTCCTGAGCATACTTTTCAAATGGGAGACCCAGATACGTTTAGGAGCTCGGCAAGCAAAAAGATTCTTAATACTGGTCTTGGTGTGGCATTGTTGCTCTTATTAAGATTAATCAATTACATATAG